One genomic region from Nitrospira sp. encodes:
- a CDS encoding response regulator, with amino-acid sequence MIGYGRRLLLIHDPETTQLPLAGLLEQEGFVVVQVPDGVQALCEMQFRHVDAVVIDSHIPDLNGLDLLKQSRTTWPERPIILFTEVDWDMYDLAQTLGAFAWVRKSSDPSILLSMLSSAMTQSVERESVRAFEQVGP; translated from the coding sequence ATGATCGGCTATGGGAGACGCTTGTTGCTCATCCATGATCCGGAGACAACGCAACTGCCTCTCGCCGGACTACTAGAGCAGGAGGGGTTTGTCGTCGTGCAGGTGCCTGATGGGGTTCAGGCACTATGCGAGATGCAGTTTCGCCACGTTGATGCGGTCGTCATCGACTCTCACATTCCTGACCTTAATGGGCTCGATCTCCTGAAGCAATCTCGAACGACCTGGCCCGAACGACCGATCATTCTATTCACGGAAGTCGACTGGGATATGTACGACCTGGCGCAGACGCTGGGAGCTTTTGCCTGGGTTCGAAAGTCATCCGACCCGAGCATCCTGTTGAGCATGCTGAGCTCGGCCATGACTCAGAGTGTGGAACGGGAATCTGTACGGGCATTCGAGCAGGTTGGTCCATAG